One Bacteroidota bacterium DNA window includes the following coding sequences:
- the pgeF gene encoding peptidoglycan editing factor PgeF — protein MTANPEMQNSDRSGPGIPPNPSKGGPPGEVVVLRSHLLSRFPQLVSGLGTRKGGVSPEPFGMNTSFKVGDDPACVRTNRERFLAALGLVEGQLSVPAQIHGAVVRLVSEPGRYEACDGLLTRNPGLYLSVSIADCLPIFLFDPVAGIMGLVHAGWKGTRLGILSHALELLARESARPEDLVAWIGPGAGVCCYEVGEEVAAQFDTAHVERVQGRSPHLNLKEANRSQLLAWGARDENIEVSPYCTICSPELLHSFRRDGKHSGRMTGVIGIR, from the coding sequence ATGACCGCCAACCCTGAAATGCAGAACTCTGACCGGTCCGGCCCCGGAATTCCCCCGAACCCGTCGAAGGGGGGGCCTCCCGGAGAGGTGGTCGTCCTTCGATCTCACCTGCTTTCCCGCTTTCCGCAACTGGTCTCCGGATTAGGCACACGCAAAGGGGGAGTGAGCCCCGAGCCGTTCGGCATGAATACAAGCTTCAAAGTTGGCGACGATCCGGCGTGCGTCCGGACCAACCGCGAGCGGTTCCTCGCGGCACTGGGGCTCGTCGAGGGCCAGTTGTCGGTTCCAGCGCAAATACATGGCGCCGTAGTGCGCCTCGTCTCGGAGCCCGGCCGTTATGAGGCATGTGACGGTCTTCTCACCCGGAACCCCGGGCTTTATCTCAGCGTTTCAATTGCTGATTGTCTTCCCATTTTTCTCTTCGATCCGGTGGCCGGGATTATGGGGCTTGTGCACGCAGGCTGGAAGGGGACGCGCCTGGGAATTTTATCCCATGCGTTGGAACTGCTTGCCCGGGAGTCGGCGAGGCCCGAGGACCTGGTCGCCTGGATCGGTCCCGGTGCAGGAGTTTGTTGCTACGAAGTAGGGGAGGAGGTCGCCGCGCAGTTCGACACGGCGCACGTCGAGCGGGTGCAAGGGAGATCGCCTCATCTTAACCTGAAGGAAGCCAACCGTTCTCAACTGTTGGCATGGGGAGCACGCGACGAGAACATCGAGGTATCCCCGTATTGCACGATCTGCAGTCCGGAACTCCTTCACTCATTCCGGAGAGATGGCAAACACTCCGGAAGGATGACCGGCGTGATCGGCATCCGATGA